TGCACATGCGCCGGGCGCTGCGGTTGAAGCGCTTGATGTTCTCCTCGGGACGGAAGAGGGCGATGCGGCCGTCCTGACGGCGAAAGGCCTTGAGCCCTTCGAATATCTCCTGGGAGTAGTGCAGAACGAGGGCCGCCGGATCGAGAGAAAAGGGGCCGTACGGCTCAATACGGGCAGAATGCCAACCCTTGCCGGCATCGTATTCCATGACGAACATTCGGTCGGTGAACTGCTTGCCGAAAACCAGCTTGGACTCGTCCTCGATGCGGGGCTTGCGGGTGCTCAGGGGCAGAATCTGGATCTCCATGGTCAGAACCGTCTCCGATCAGCGAAATAGGCGTAGCCGCAGGCGATTATTTACCACAGAAGCGCCGCTACGGGCAAGCGGTTTCGCGGTCCTGAGCAGATGGGAGAGGAGGGATTATTCCTCCGGGAGGCGGGGAGGTCGGACGAAGGGAGCCTGGCCGTAAAGCAGCCTGTCGCGGTTGTCCCGTTCTTCCTGCTCGCGAAAGCGCTTGAGCATGCGGTCGTATTCGGCCTTGTCGGCCACGTCCTTCAGGCGGTAGCCCATGTCGCGCAGTTTCCAGAGGTCTTCCATGGCCTTCCTCCTAATGAGGGTTCACGAGCCTTGTGACACCACGGTAGCCATGCTAACACCCCCTTCGACATAGTCAAGGTATTTTTTACTATAAATGTGATAACGCTGTTCTGAACTCGAATTCCGCAAAGTCCAGCAGGGCCGAGGAGCCACACCAATGGGCGGCGCGAACGCGGCGGGTCGTTTTATTGCCGCATACCCCGCGACGTGCTAAAAAAACAGCTTCCTTATTTTCTGCCGTACTACCGACAGGGGGTGAATGCAAATGACTTTCGACGAACTGGATCGGGCCCGGCGGCTCTTCGGCCTACACGAAAGGGCCACCCTGAGGGAGATCAAGAACCGCCACCGGGCCCTGGCCAAGCGCTTCCATCCCGACCAGGGCGAAAACGGCGATGCCGAACAAATGCGCCAGGTCAACGCCGCCTACCGTCTGCTGATCGATTACTGCACCGGTTACCGCTTCAGCTTCGCACGCGACGAATTTTTCGAGCAGAACCCCGAGGAGCGCCTGCGCGAACAGTTCGCGCAGGATGGGATCTGGCGGGGATAAGAACGGTTGTCGTTAATCAGGAACTGCCAGAGGCGGGAGAACGCATCAGGGGCCGTCACGATCTAGCGGCAATCAGCTGATCAGTTCGAAGATTTCTTTTTCGTCGTTAAAGTTGTAGATCTCACTGGTCTCGATGATGTAGTACCAGCCGTAGATATTGAGCTTCCCCTCCTCATAGCGGCTGCGGATGTAGGGGTAGGTGAGCAGGTTACGCATCTGTACCAGGATGTTCACCTGCTCGGTGAGCCATTCCCGCTCCTCTGGAGAGTCCCCCTGCATCAGCCGGTCGACCCGCCCTTTCACCTCTTTCGACACCGCCAGCCACTTGCGCACGTGGGGCATGTGCGCCAACTGCTCCGCGGACATGTTCATTGCGGCACAGCCGCCGCAATTGGAGTGCCCGCAGACGACGATGCTGTCGACCTTCAACTCCTGCACCGCGTACTCGACGGCCGAGGTGGTAGCGACGTACTCCTCGGTGATGCGATAGGGGGGAACAATGTTGGCGACATTGCGGATGATAAAAAGTTCGCCAGGGTGGGTCTGGGTGATGAGGTTCGGTACCACCCGCGAGTCTGAGCAGCCGATAAAGAGGGTGTGCGGCCGCTGGCTGCGGCCGAGTTCCTTGAACAGCTCGCGGTGGCTTTGAAAATCCTCCTCCCTGAAATTCATGTAGCCTTTGAACAACCGGTTCATCAATGAGGCCCCTTCGACTTTAGTTATATTAAAATTATGGCCTGCAATGAATAGCGTAAAAATCTTCAACTTTCAAGACAAAGCAGGCATTGCGAAGCGGTACGTCCATTTATTATTTTTCATTTTAAATAAAGCTGCAACTTTCATTCACCGCAAGAAATCCACGGGAAACCGAATCGTCTTTGAGGGGGGAGACGTGACGAGCCGGATTTTGCGACAATCCATTCAGCGGGAGAGACCAAGAAAGGCGAGGGTCGACTCCAGAGTGCGATTCACCACCTGCTCCCAGACAATGCCGGCCTGCCGCACAGCGTTCAGGGCGGCGGCGAACTCTCCGACCCCCTGGGCGATGTGGGCATCGCTGCCCAACGTCACCGAAGTGCCGAAGCGGGCACAGAGGCGGGCGATCGCCAGACAGTTCCCTTCACTCCCCTTGCGGCTCAGAGCAAAGGAGGAGTTGTTGATCTCCAGGGCCGTGCCGGTCTCCGCCGCCTTGCGAGTCACCGCCTCGTAATCGAGGGGAAACACGGGGTTGCCCGGATGGGCAACGACCTTGACCCGCGAATGCTCCAGTACCGACAGCAGCGCCCGGGTGTTCGCCTCCTTCCCCCGACCGTTGAAGCCGCAGTCCTCGTGGAAGCCGACCATGACCAGGTCGAGACTGTCCAGAATCTCGTCGGCGAGGTCAAGCTTGCCCTCCTCAAGAATGTTGGCCTCGACACCGCGCAGGATCCGCACCCCGTGCAGGCTTTCGGGGACAAAGCGCAGGGCGGCGAAATGGTAGGGGTGGGGACCGCCGGGCAACGCCGGACCGTGGTCGGTCATGCCAACCAGGCGCAACCCCTTGCCGGCGGCTTCCCGGGCGATTTCGTCGAGGGTGCTGTAGGCGTGGCCCGAGGCCAGGGTGTGGACATGCAGGTCGGCTTCGGGGTTGGCAAGACAGGTCATGACACTCCTGGTTCTGCTGCAGGTTACAAATCCATCGCCTGCATGGCGACGCCTCATATTAGCACACCCCCCCCCGCCCCTTGCAAACAGGAAGAATCTCGACAGAAAGTCCTTGAGGGTACGGCGCACTCCGTGATATATTTCCGCTCTTACACAGAATAGCCCCCATGGAAGCCCCCACCATGAATCATGACAAAATACTCTCCCGGATCAGCCGCCCTTCCCGTTACCTCGGCGGCGAACTGGGGAGCATAAAAAAAGCCCCGGCAGGGGTGGACGTCTCCGTCGCCCTGGCCTTCCCCGACGTCTACGAGGTGGGGATGAGCCATCTTGGCCTGGGCATCCTCTATCACATACTCAACGGTCTCGACTGGGCGGCCGCCGAGCGAGTCTATGCCCCCTGGCCCGATTTCGAGGAACACCTGCGCGCCACGCGGACCGAACTCGCCTCGCTGGAGACGGAACGACCGCTGCGGCGCTTCGACGTCGTCGGCTTCACCCTGCAGTACGAACTTTCCTACACCAACGTCCTCAACATGCTCGATCTGGCCGGCATCCCCCGCCGCCGGGAGCAGCGGGGCGAGAACGACCCGCTGGTGGTCGTCGGTGGCCCCTGTGCCTTCAACCCCGAGGTCCTTGCCGACTTCATCGACTGTGCGGTGATCGGCGACGGCGAGGAGGCGGTGGTCGAGCTTTGCGCGGCGGTGCGCGCGGCCAAGATGGCGGGCGAAAGTCGCGCCGCCCTGCTCGATCGCCTCAGCACCATCGAGGGGATCTATGTCCCGTCGCTGTTCGCAGTAGACTACCGGCAGGACGGAACCATCGCGGCGATCGCCCCCCAACGGCAGGGATATGCGAAGGTGCGCCGGCGATTCCTGGCCGACCTCGAGAGGGCTGACTACCCGACTTCACCCATTGTCCCCTTCATGAACACCGTGCACGACCGGGTGGCGGTGGAGATTGCCCGCGGTTGCACCCGCGGCTGCCGCTTCTGCCAGGCGGGCTACATCTACCGTCCCGTACGGGAGCGATCCCCGCAGCGCCTCGCCGAAATCATCGACCGTTCGCTGGCCCGCTCCGGCTACGAAGAGGTATCGCTACTCTCCCTCTCCACCGGCGACTACGCCTGCATCGAGCCGCTGCTCAAGGGACTGATGGAGCGCTACGCCGAGGAGAAGGTTGCCATCTCCTTTCCCAGCCTGCGGGTCGGCTCGCTGACCCCCGAGCTGATGGAAGAGATCAAAAAAGTGCGCAAGACCGGCTTCACCCTCGCCCCCGAGGCGGGAACCGACCGGCTGCGCCAGGTGATCAACAAGGGGATCACCGAGGAAGACCTGCTGGCGACCACACGCGCCGCCTTTACCCTCGGCTGGCGGCTGGTCAAGCTCTACTTCATGATGGGGCTGCCTACCGAGACGGAGGCGGACCTCTCGGCCATCGTCGAACTGGCCGCGCAAGTCAAACGCACCGGCAAGGGGACGCAAGGGGGGGCCGACGTCAATGTCGCCGTCTCCACCTTCGTGCCCAAGCCGCACACCCCCTTCCAGTGGGAGCCGCAGCTCGGCATCGAGGAGACTCTGCGCCGGCAGCGCCTGCTGCGCGAGGGGCTGCGGGTGCGAAAACTGCGCCTGAAGTGGCATGAGGCGGAGCTCTCCTTTCTCGAGGGAGTTTTCGCCCGCGGCGACCGGCGTCTGGGCGCGGTGCTGGAAAAGGCGGTCGACCTCGGCTGCCGCTTCGACGGCTGGCGCGACCACTTCGATTTCGACCGTTGGCAGCAGGCCTTCGCCGCCGTCGGCCTCGATCCGGCCTGGTACCTGCGGGCGCGGGCCGAGGATGAAATCCTCCCCTGGGATCACATCGACTGCGGCAGCCCGAAGGAGTTTTTCCTCCGGGAGCGCCGCCTGGCGCTGACCGGCACTTATACCCCCGACTGTCGCAGCGGGGCGTGCAGCGGCTGCGGGGTCTGCGATTTCGAAGAGCTGCGGATGCGCCTGACGATGCACGGCGAAC
Above is a genomic segment from Desulfuromonadales bacterium containing:
- a CDS encoding J domain-containing protein, with translation MTFDELDRARRLFGLHERATLREIKNRHRALAKRFHPDQGENGDAEQMRQVNAAYRLLIDYCTGYRFSFARDEFFEQNPEERLREQFAQDGIWRG
- a CDS encoding carbonic anhydrase — encoded protein: MNRLFKGYMNFREEDFQSHRELFKELGRSQRPHTLFIGCSDSRVVPNLITQTHPGELFIIRNVANIVPPYRITEEYVATTSAVEYAVQELKVDSIVVCGHSNCGGCAAMNMSAEQLAHMPHVRKWLAVSKEVKGRVDRLMQGDSPEEREWLTEQVNILVQMRNLLTYPYIRSRYEEGKLNIYGWYYIIETSEIYNFNDEKEIFELIS
- a CDS encoding phosphatase, with the translated sequence MTCLANPEADLHVHTLASGHAYSTLDEIAREAAGKGLRLVGMTDHGPALPGGPHPYHFAALRFVPESLHGVRILRGVEANILEEGKLDLADEILDSLDLVMVGFHEDCGFNGRGKEANTRALLSVLEHSRVKVVAHPGNPVFPLDYEAVTRKAAETGTALEINNSSFALSRKGSEGNCLAIARLCARFGTSVTLGSDAHIAQGVGEFAAALNAVRQAGIVWEQVVNRTLESTLAFLGLSR
- a CDS encoding TIGR03960 family B12-binding radical SAM protein; this encodes MEAPTMNHDKILSRISRPSRYLGGELGSIKKAPAGVDVSVALAFPDVYEVGMSHLGLGILYHILNGLDWAAAERVYAPWPDFEEHLRATRTELASLETERPLRRFDVVGFTLQYELSYTNVLNMLDLAGIPRRREQRGENDPLVVVGGPCAFNPEVLADFIDCAVIGDGEEAVVELCAAVRAAKMAGESRAALLDRLSTIEGIYVPSLFAVDYRQDGTIAAIAPQRQGYAKVRRRFLADLERADYPTSPIVPFMNTVHDRVAVEIARGCTRGCRFCQAGYIYRPVRERSPQRLAEIIDRSLARSGYEEVSLLSLSTGDYACIEPLLKGLMERYAEEKVAISFPSLRVGSLTPELMEEIKKVRKTGFTLAPEAGTDRLRQVINKGITEEDLLATTRAAFTLGWRLVKLYFMMGLPTETEADLSAIVELAAQVKRTGKGTQGGADVNVAVSTFVPKPHTPFQWEPQLGIEETLRRQRLLREGLRVRKLRLKWHEAELSFLEGVFARGDRRLGAVLEKAVDLGCRFDGWRDHFDFDRWQQAFAAVGLDPAWYLRARAEDEILPWDHIDCGSPKEFFLRERRLALTGTYTPDCRSGACSGCGVCDFEELRMRLTMHGELALPVQPPAEPPGDEARYKVRLQLRKDGKARFVSHLEFMTVVHRAARRGGIPVRFSGGFHPQPRISFPDALPLGVESDAEILDFELYRPWSAREVVEALNAQLPEGFRVLEAAALHWQTPAPSVSIKEVVYRVELPDGAPADLAGRLAAFLAASEVPVTREKGIKSVELDLRRDVHDLELADGAIWLTVAKGSPVRLAAHLLGLSQEAARELRIRKTAVVLG